One Halarcobacter ebronensis genomic window carries:
- the acnD gene encoding Fe/S-dependent 2-methylisocitrate dehydratase AcnD, with protein MTNEKYLKKLDGVDKVKYYDVKSAVEDITPGSFEKLNYTSRVLAENLIRKCPSEDLKDSLIQLIEKRTDKDFPWYPSRVICHDILGLTAFVDLAGLREAVAKEGGDPQKVNPVVPTQLIVDHSLAVECGGYDPDAFQKNRDIEDRRNADRFHFINWTKEAFNNVDVIPPGNGIMHQINLEKMSPVVHNIDGIASPDTLVGTDSHTPHVDALGVIAVGVGGLEAENVMLGNPSYMRVPEIIGVEIVGTRAEGITATDIALSLTSFLRENNVISAYLEFYGSGIKYLNLGDRATISNMTPEYGASAAMFAIDEQTIDYLKLTGREANQVKLVEAYAKANGLWADSFANATYARTLKFDLTTVTRSLAGPSKPHKLVPTSTLKAEGIVKDFVQEGDKMPDGAILIAAITSCTNTSNPRNVVAAGLLAKKANELGLSRKPWVKSSLAPGSKVAEVYLKEAGLLPELEKLGFGIVGFACTTCNGMSGALDPKIQKEAVDNNIYTTAVLSGNRNFDGRIHPYVKEAFLASPALVIAYALAGSIRFDIENDSLGKDKNGNDIKLKDLWPSDKEIDEVLNSSLKPEMFTEIYEPMFARSALGDIKVEPFYKWSPKSTYIQKPPYWEDEFMSMPALKNLRPLGVFPDNITTDHLSPSNAILPDSASGEYCIKMGLPIEDLNSYATHRGDHNTASRATLANPKLFNEMVKDENGNVKQGSLTKIMPDGIESRMWEAIETYRERKQPLIIIAGTNYGQGSSRDWAAKGVRLAGVEVLIAESIERIHRTNLVGMGVLPLQFKEGETRHTYAIDGTETFEVVGEITPRCDLTVVMTRANGAQVEIPVTCRLDTSAEVEVYKAGGILQKFAKDVVAEA; from the coding sequence ATGACAAACGAAAAATATCTAAAAAAGCTTGATGGTGTTGACAAAGTTAAATATTATGATGTAAAGAGTGCAGTTGAGGATATTACTCCAGGCTCTTTTGAAAAACTTAACTATACCTCAAGAGTTTTAGCGGAAAACTTAATAAGAAAGTGTCCAAGTGAAGATTTGAAAGACTCACTTATACAGTTAATAGAAAAAAGAACAGATAAAGACTTCCCTTGGTATCCAAGCCGTGTAATCTGTCACGATATCCTAGGATTAACAGCTTTTGTTGACCTTGCAGGGCTAAGAGAAGCTGTTGCTAAAGAGGGAGGAGATCCTCAAAAGGTAAACCCTGTTGTTCCAACACAACTTATAGTTGACCACTCTTTGGCAGTTGAGTGTGGTGGGTATGACCCAGATGCTTTCCAAAAAAATAGAGATATTGAAGATAGAAGAAATGCAGATAGATTCCATTTTATAAACTGGACTAAAGAGGCATTTAACAATGTGGATGTTATACCTCCAGGAAATGGTATTATGCACCAAATCAACCTTGAAAAAATGTCTCCAGTTGTTCATAATATTGATGGTATTGCAAGTCCTGATACCCTTGTGGGAACTGACTCACACACTCCACATGTGGATGCTTTAGGAGTAATTGCAGTTGGTGTTGGTGGATTAGAAGCTGAAAATGTAATGCTTGGAAACCCATCTTATATGAGAGTTCCTGAAATTATTGGAGTAGAAATAGTTGGAACAAGAGCTGAAGGTATTACAGCAACTGATATAGCTCTTTCTTTAACATCATTTTTAAGAGAAAACAATGTAATTTCAGCTTATTTAGAGTTTTATGGTTCAGGTATTAAATACCTAAATTTAGGAGATAGAGCAACTATTTCAAATATGACTCCTGAGTATGGAGCAAGTGCAGCTATGTTTGCAATTGATGAACAAACAATTGATTATCTAAAACTAACAGGGAGAGAAGCAAATCAAGTAAAACTTGTGGAAGCTTATGCAAAAGCAAATGGTCTATGGGCAGACTCTTTTGCAAATGCAACATATGCTAGAACACTAAAATTTGATTTAACAACAGTAACAAGAAGCTTAGCAGGACCATCTAAACCACATAAGTTAGTTCCAACTTCAACACTAAAAGCTGAGGGAATTGTAAAAGATTTTGTACAAGAGGGTGATAAAATGCCAGATGGTGCAATTTTAATTGCAGCTATTACTTCATGTACAAATACTTCAAACCCTAGAAATGTTGTTGCAGCTGGACTATTGGCTAAAAAAGCAAATGAGTTAGGACTTTCAAGAAAACCTTGGGTTAAATCTTCACTTGCTCCTGGTTCAAAAGTTGCAGAGGTTTACCTAAAAGAAGCAGGACTTCTTCCAGAGCTTGAAAAACTTGGATTTGGTATTGTTGGTTTTGCTTGTACAACTTGTAATGGTATGAGTGGGGCTTTAGATCCAAAAATTCAAAAAGAGGCAGTTGATAATAATATCTACACAACAGCCGTACTTTCAGGAAATAGAAACTTCGATGGAAGAATTCATCCATATGTAAAAGAGGCATTTTTAGCAAGTCCTGCTCTTGTAATAGCTTATGCTCTTGCAGGTTCAATTAGATTTGATATTGAAAATGACTCTTTAGGAAAAGATAAAAATGGAAATGATATCAAACTAAAAGATCTGTGGCCAAGTGACAAAGAGATTGATGAAGTTCTTAACTCTTCACTAAAACCTGAGATGTTTACAGAGATTTATGAACCTATGTTTGCAAGAAGTGCTTTAGGTGATATTAAAGTTGAACCATTTTATAAATGGAGTCCTAAATCAACTTATATCCAAAAACCACCATATTGGGAAGATGAGTTTATGAGTATGCCAGCTCTTAAAAATCTAAGACCTCTTGGTGTTTTCCCTGATAATATCACAACAGACCATCTATCTCCATCAAATGCTATTTTGCCTGATAGTGCTTCTGGAGAGTATTGTATTAAAATGGGACTTCCAATAGAAGATTTAAACTCTTATGCAACCCATAGGGGAGATCATAATACAGCTTCTAGAGCTACATTAGCAAATCCAAAACTATTTAATGAAATGGTTAAAGATGAAAATGGAAATGTTAAACAAGGAAGTTTAACTAAAATTATGCCTGATGGAATTGAGTCTAGAATGTGGGAAGCAATTGAGACTTACAGGGAAAGAAAACAACCATTGATTATCATTGCTGGAACAAACTATGGACAAGGAAGTTCAAGAGACTGGGCAGCAAAAGGTGTAAGACTTGCTGGTGTTGAAGTTTTAATTGCTGAATCAATTGAGAGAATTCACAGAACAAACCTTGTTGGTATGGGTGTACTTCCTCTTCAATTTAAAGAGGGTGAGACTAGACACACCTATGCAATCGATGGAACAGAGACTTTTGAAGTTGTTGGAGAGATTACTCCAAGATGTGATTTAACTGTTGTTATGACAAGAGCTAATGGAGCACAAGTTGAAATTCCTGTAACTTGTAGATTGGATACTTCTGCTGAAGTTGAAGTTTATAAAGCTGGTGGAATATTGCAAAAATTTGCAAAAGATGTAGTTGCAGAAGCTTAG
- the prpF gene encoding 2-methylaconitate cis-trans isomerase PrpF translates to MSYEPQISVKATYMRGGTSKGTFFNIADLPKEALENQEAKDKLLLRVVGSPDVYGKQIDGMGGATSSTSKTVLVGKSTVANHDVDYYFGQVSIDKPFMDWSGNCGNLSSAVGPFAIKCGLVDNVPQDGICCVRIWQANIKKTILCYVPIKNGVVQEIGDYEIDGVAFKAAEIKLEFVEPVDPSEELFPTGNLVDDLEVPGIGTFKATMITAGIPTIFLNAEDLGYKGTELQGDINSDKKALEKFETIRAYGAIKMGLIKEVKEAETRAHTPKIAFVSKPQNYAASSGKEITVSDIDLNVRALSMGQLHHAMMGTASVAIGVAACVPGTLVNIAAGGGEKDSVTFGHPSGTLKVGATLSQNNGKYSVDKASMSRSARVIMDGYVHVPADTMK, encoded by the coding sequence ATGAGTTACGAACCACAAATCAGTGTAAAAGCCACCTATATGAGAGGTGGTACAAGTAAGGGTACTTTTTTTAATATTGCTGATTTACCAAAAGAGGCACTAGAAAATCAAGAGGCTAAAGACAAACTTCTTTTAAGAGTTGTTGGAAGCCCAGATGTTTATGGTAAACAAATTGATGGTATGGGAGGAGCAACTTCAAGTACTTCTAAAACTGTACTTGTTGGTAAAAGCACAGTTGCAAACCATGATGTGGATTACTACTTTGGTCAGGTTTCTATTGATAAACCTTTTATGGATTGGTCAGGAAACTGCGGAAACCTATCAAGTGCTGTTGGTCCTTTTGCCATTAAATGTGGTTTAGTTGACAATGTTCCTCAAGATGGTATTTGTTGTGTAAGAATTTGGCAAGCAAATATTAAAAAAACTATTCTTTGTTATGTTCCAATTAAAAATGGAGTAGTTCAAGAGATTGGTGACTATGAGATTGATGGAGTTGCATTTAAAGCTGCTGAGATTAAATTGGAGTTTGTAGAGCCAGTTGATCCAAGTGAAGAGCTTTTTCCTACAGGAAATTTAGTGGATGATTTAGAGGTACCTGGGATTGGAACTTTTAAAGCTACTATGATAACTGCTGGGATTCCTACAATCTTCTTAAATGCTGAAGATTTAGGATACAAAGGAACTGAACTTCAAGGTGACATTAACTCAGATAAAAAAGCTTTAGAGAAATTTGAGACTATTAGAGCCTATGGTGCAATTAAAATGGGACTAATTAAAGAGGTAAAAGAGGCTGAAACAAGAGCTCACACTCCAAAAATTGCTTTTGTTTCAAAACCTCAAAACTATGCTGCATCAAGTGGAAAAGAGATTACAGTTTCAGATATTGATTTAAATGTAAGAGCTCTATCTATGGGACAACTGCACCACGCTATGATGGGAACTGCTTCTGTTGCTATTGGAGTTGCTGCTTGTGTTCCTGGAACTTTGGTTAATATTGCTGCTGGTGGTGGAGAGAAAGATTCAGTTACTTTTGGGCACCCATCAGGAACACTAAAAGTTGGTGCAACACTAAGCCAAAACAATGGAAAATATAGCGTTGATAAAGCTAGTATGAGTAGAAGTGCAAGGGTAATCATGGATGGTTATGTTCATGTACCTGCTGATACTATGAAATAA
- a CDS encoding trypsin-like peptidase domain-containing protein → MKRVLFILILFSFALFANSIDNSIALVVNDSKIGSGVLISKDAEVLTNFHVIDGKKRVKVAFKDNATNFYEARVIKVDKKKDLALLKIENKTFLKNKKPIEFASMSKLNLDDKIYYIGHQNENLWQKSNGYIYQILKEYKWKFEDSFEHKLSYILELKIVGKEGISGAPVLTQKDLLAGLVSFDNPKKSDMVYAISIYDIKMFLKNR, encoded by the coding sequence ATGAAAAGAGTCTTGTTTATATTAATTCTTTTTAGTTTTGCACTTTTTGCTAATAGTATTGATAACTCTATTGCTTTAGTTGTAAATGACTCCAAAATTGGTTCAGGAGTATTAATTTCAAAAGATGCCGAAGTGCTCACAAACTTTCATGTAATTGATGGGAAAAAAAGAGTTAAAGTGGCTTTTAAAGATAATGCCACAAACTTTTATGAAGCAAGAGTTATTAAAGTAGATAAGAAAAAAGATTTAGCTCTATTAAAAATTGAGAACAAAACTTTTTTAAAAAATAAAAAACCGATAGAGTTTGCCTCTATGAGCAAGCTAAATTTGGATGATAAAATATACTATATAGGGCATCAAAATGAAAATTTATGGCAAAAATCAAATGGATATATTTATCAGATTCTAAAAGAGTATAAATGGAAATTTGAAGATAGTTTTGAACATAAACTTTCATATATCCTTGAATTAAAAATAGTAGGGAAAGAGGGAATATCTGGAGCACCAGTTCTTACTCAAAAAGATTTACTTGCAGGGTTAGTCTCTTTTGATAATCCAAAAAAAAGTGATATGGTTTATGCCATATCTATTTATGATATAAAGATGTTTTTAAAAAATAGATAA
- a CDS encoding type II and III secretion system protein, which yields MGFYRKRDILGLAFFIFVLGGCSAQNSSFVEPPNMKVANLLNDIPQKDRITYVIKEGIKNIENGKYQNATKLFNEGLRLSPDNANLHFLNGLSYHLQSLNGNSKMLDLAQTGYTTSLMLDDTNYWASYFLGNIYFKKKEYRKAQNEFAHGLLFEDKNPYLLRGLAVASYYCNDIALNSWASQRAYEVDPENLASLRNLLFSQAASGKNEIAKATLQLFNKVLNEKYKDKDEYMRKLSFDLVSNRVNDWKNYYALADNYPIFDNDDTSTTVSQDFDDSSSLSSENSLNTIEQKQSDNTTTVTVNKNLPKMTLVDVAIIQTNEVKSQSKGINLLDGLKTTLSGTMYSRIKTTGTGGSSMEIYSPEFSFMNLEYNFNIFNDDNNKAEILARPSLLAVENKPSKFYSGSTLHVQLSSSNADGSMEDVPVGLNLNIIPRFLGDDTLEISVEAKRAFLESLSENVGFTAFSQTSQTSVEATAVLKFDETLILSGLTESTSDDSESGVPILQDIPGVQYLFSRSEKSETRKSILILLTPRKPRYYNEILSHEQAIELEEESDKKETYYTKILINKEKITVSNSDAILSHLGESKLFSQFRTGDLKLDDWNNDDTFEGSVKRVLGFLYY from the coding sequence GTGGGTTTTTATAGAAAAAGAGATATTTTAGGGTTGGCATTTTTTATCTTTGTATTAGGTGGATGTAGTGCACAAAATAGTAGTTTTGTTGAGCCACCAAATATGAAAGTTGCTAATTTGTTAAATGATATTCCTCAAAAAGATAGAATAACTTATGTAATAAAAGAGGGAATAAAAAATATAGAAAATGGTAAATATCAAAATGCTACCAAACTGTTCAATGAAGGCTTAAGACTAAGTCCTGATAATGCAAACTTACATTTTCTAAATGGATTATCTTATCACTTGCAATCTCTAAATGGCAACAGCAAAATGCTTGATTTAGCACAAACAGGTTATACCACTTCTTTAATGCTTGATGATACTAATTACTGGGCATCATACTTCTTGGGAAATATCTATTTTAAGAAAAAAGAGTATAGAAAAGCACAAAATGAGTTTGCCCATGGTCTTTTGTTTGAGGATAAAAATCCTTATCTTTTAAGAGGTTTAGCTGTAGCTTCATACTATTGCAATGATATTGCACTTAACTCTTGGGCTTCACAAAGGGCTTATGAGGTTGATCCCGAAAACTTGGCAAGTTTAAGAAATTTGCTTTTTTCACAAGCTGCATCTGGGAAAAATGAGATTGCAAAAGCGACATTACAACTTTTTAACAAAGTCTTAAATGAGAAGTACAAAGATAAAGACGAATATATGAGAAAACTTAGTTTTGATTTAGTATCAAATAGAGTTAATGATTGGAAAAATTACTATGCTTTAGCTGATAATTATCCAATTTTTGACAATGATGATACATCTACTACAGTTTCACAAGATTTTGATGACTCTTCCTCTTTATCAAGCGAAAATTCATTAAATACAATTGAACAAAAACAAAGTGATAATACTACTACAGTTACAGTAAATAAAAATCTGCCTAAAATGACCCTTGTTGATGTGGCAATAATTCAGACAAATGAAGTTAAATCTCAGTCAAAAGGAATAAACCTATTAGATGGTTTGAAAACAACTTTATCAGGTACAATGTATAGTAGAATCAAAACCACAGGAACAGGTGGAAGTAGTATGGAGATATACTCTCCTGAGTTTAGTTTTATGAATTTGGAGTATAACTTCAATATTTTTAATGATGATAATAATAAAGCTGAAATATTAGCAAGACCTTCTCTTTTGGCAGTTGAGAATAAACCATCAAAATTCTATTCAGGTTCTACTTTGCATGTTCAATTAAGTAGTTCCAATGCAGATGGTTCTATGGAAGATGTTCCAGTTGGATTAAACTTAAATATAATACCAAGGTTTTTAGGGGACGATACCCTTGAAATTTCTGTTGAAGCAAAAAGAGCTTTTTTGGAATCTTTATCTGAAAATGTTGGGTTTACAGCTTTTAGTCAGACTTCTCAAACCTCTGTTGAGGCAACTGCTGTTTTAAAATTTGATGAAACACTAATTTTAAGTGGTTTAACTGAAAGTACTTCTGATGATTCAGAGAGTGGAGTGCCAATATTACAAGATATTCCAGGAGTTCAATATCTATTTTCAAGATCAGAAAAGTCTGAGACAAGAAAATCGATTTTAATCCTTTTAACCCCAAGAAAACCAAGATATTATAATGAAATATTAAGTCATGAACAAGCAATTGAGTTAGAAGAAGAATCAGATAAAAAAGAGACCTATTACACAAAAATATTGATTAATAAAGAGAAAATAACAGTCTCTAATAGTGATGCAATACTTTCACATTTAGGAGAAAGCAAACTCTTTAGTCAGTTTAGAACTGGAGATTTAAAACTTGATGATTGGAATAATGATGATACTTTTGAAGGCTCTGTAAAAAGAGTATTAGGGTTTTTGTATTATTAG